One genomic segment of Polyodon spathula isolate WHYD16114869_AA chromosome 17, ASM1765450v1, whole genome shotgun sequence includes these proteins:
- the LOC121329778 gene encoding LOW QUALITY PROTEIN: alpha-1-antitrypsin homolog (The sequence of the model RefSeq protein was modified relative to this genomic sequence to represent the inferred CDS: inserted 2 bases in 1 codon), whose amino-acid sequence MGKVLGLCLLRILLCCAVQCDHPSKDHHHHIHDTDHQHEESELQCHKLMPANSDFAFRLYKQLNSLPDGESRNIFYSPLSISTALSVMALGAKGTTHDQLFETLGFNPSGLNETKVNHAFEHLFHMLSHKNNELQLEAGNVVYLQEGFKPNPTFLKDAQHFYDTKGYTVNFQKPDVTKEEINKYIAMKTHGKIVDLIKDLDPTAVMVLVNYVFFRGKWVKPFDPKYTKEDVFHVNEGTTVPVEMMIRSGRFDYYYDXKKTSILMLPYKGDASLMLILPDEGKLKEVEEMLSKDKIKKWHDSLFYSSVDVYLPKFSVSASYSLKEILETMGIINAFSDNADFSKITEEIKLKLSKATHKAVLDVDEKGTEAGAATFIEVMPMSIPPVVKFNRPFILLIVEKTTKSILFMGKIMNPSLK is encoded by the exons ATGGGGAAGGTTCTTGGCCTGTGTTTATTAAGGATTCTGCTCTGTTGTGCTGTCCAGTGTGACCATCCCTCTAAAGATCACCACCATCACATTCATGACACGGATCACCAGCATGAGGAAAGTGAGCTGCAGTGCCACAAGTTAATGCCTGCAAACTCTGACTTTGCATTCCGTTTATACAAACAACTGAATTCCCTGCCAGATGGGGAGTCCAGAAACATCTTCTATTCCCCTTTGAGCATTTCTACTGCCCTTTCTGTGATGGCACTGGGTGCAAAGGGTACCACTCATGATCAGCTTTTTGAAACCCTCGGATTCAACCCTTCTGGTCTCAATGAAACTAAAGTTAATCATGCCTTTGAACATCTATTTCACATGCTCAGTCATAAAAATAACGAGCTTCAGTTGGAAGCTGGGAATGTTGTCTACCTCCAGGAAGGGTTCAAGCCAAATCCCACATTTTTGAAAGACGCCCAACACTTTTATGACACAAAGGGCTACACAGTGAACTTTCAGAAACCTGATGTCACAAAAGAAGAGATAAATAAGTATATAGCAATGAAGACCCATGGCAAAATCGTTGACTTAATCAAAGACCTAGATCCTACAGCTGTGATGGTTCTTGTGAACTACGTGTTCTTCAGAG GGAAATGGGTAAAGCCTTTTGATCCCAAATATACAAAGGAAGATGTCTTCCATGTGAACGAGGGCACAACAGTCCCAGTTGAGATGATGATTCGAAGTGGCAGATTTGACTATTACTATGA GAAGAAAACTTCCATACTGATGCTACCCTACAAAGGAGATGCATCACTGATGCTTATCTTGCCTGATGAAGGAAAGCTTAAGGAAGTGGAAGAGATGTTGAGTAAGGACAAGATTAAAAAATGGCATGATTCACTATTCTATAG CTCTGTGGACGTGTACCTGCCCAAATTCTCAGTTTCTGCATCCTATTCACTCAAAGAAATACTGGAAACTATGGGTATCATCAATGCGTTTAGTGATAATGCAGACTTTTCCAAAATTACAGAAGAGATTAAACTGAAATTGTCCAAG GCTACTCACAAAGCAGTGCTAGACGTTGATGAGAAGGGAACtgaagcaggagctgccacttTCATTGAGGTGATGCCAATGTCAATACCTCCAGTTGTGAAATTCAACCGACCCTTCATCTTGTTGATCGTCGAAAAAACCACCAAGAGTATCCTCTTCATGGGGAAAATAATGAATCCTTCTTTAAAGTAA